The region CCGGCGCGGGTCGCGGCTCATGCGCGGGTCGCGGAGCACGGCCACCACGTCGGCGTAGCGGGTGAGCACCCAGAAGCCGGGCCCGTTGCGGTGGACGGGGTCCTCGGCCCGTAGCCGGTGGTAGAGCGGGTAGGGATCCGCATGGACCTCGGGCAGGAAGGGGTTGAACTCGAGCGCTGGCGTCGTCCCGGTCATGCGCGACCTCCGCTGGTGGGTGCCGTACCCAGGATACGGCGGCCAGCCACGTCGATCCCGGTAGCCGAGCGCTGGCCGGGGGCGAGGCGAACGCTGCCGGGTCGACGCGTTCCCGTGCTCGGGGCCGCGTTCCCGTGCTCGGGGCCGGCCACGGCTACCACGCCGCCTGATTCTTGACTGACGAGTCAGTTAGATAGATCCTGAGGGCGCCGGTCGAGCAGCGGCGTCGCGGTCAGGACCTGCCTCCTCAGGGGTCGTGCGCCCCCGGCATGGGTACTCGAGCGGGGCTCTCGTCTCGGAGAGATCTCAGGAGGCAGCATGCGGGAGTACGACGCCATCGTCGTCGGCGGCGGCCACAACGGGCTTGTCGCGGCCGCCTACCTGGCCAGGGCGGGCCTGTCGACGTTGGTCTGCGAGGCGCGCCACGTGGTCGGCGGCGCCGCCGTCACCGAGCAGCCCTTCGGTCCCGGCTACCAGGTGACGTCGCTCTCCTACGTGGTCAGCCTGCTGCCGCCGGCGCTGGTGCGCGACCTCGACCTGGCCAGGCACGGCTACGAGGTCTACCCCCAGGGCCCCTATTTCGTGGCCTACCCGGACGGGCGCTACCTGCAGCTGCCCGACGACCCGGCCAGGCGTCGGGCCGAGATCTCGAAGTTCTCGCTGGCCGACGCCGCCGCGATGGAGCGCTGGGACGCCTGGATGGGCGGCCTGGCCGCGGTCCTCGGCCCCCTGCTGTCGGAGGTCCCGCCCCGGCTCGGGTCCCACCGGCCGGCCGAGCTGGCCAGGCAGGCGCGGCTGGCCTGGCGCCTGCGCTCACTCGACGAGCGCCGGGTGGCCGACACGACCCGGCTGTTCACCATGAGCATCGCCGACCTGCTCGACGACTTCTTCGAGTCGCCCGAACTCCAGGGCGTGCTGAGCGTCAGCGGGGTGATCGGCACCTGGGCCGGGCCGCGCTCCCCCGGCACCGCCTACGTCATGGCCCACCACCACATCGGCGACGTGGGCGACGGGAAGCTGGGCGGCTGGGGCTTCCCCAAGGGCGGGATGGGCGGGGTCACGCAGGCGCTGGCCGGTGCGGCCCGCTCCTTCGGGGCGGAGGTGCGCACCTCCGCCCCAGTGGGCCGGATCACCACCCGGCACGGCCGGGTCACCGGCGTGGTGCTCGAGGGCGGCGAGGAGCTGCGTTCGGGCCTGGTGGTGACCACCACCCACCCGAAGATCGCGTTCCTGCGCCACC is a window of Actinomycetes bacterium DNA encoding:
- a CDS encoding NAD(P)/FAD-dependent oxidoreductase; the encoded protein is MREYDAIVVGGGHNGLVAAAYLARAGLSTLVCEARHVVGGAAVTEQPFGPGYQVTSLSYVVSLLPPALVRDLDLARHGYEVYPQGPYFVAYPDGRYLQLPDDPARRRAEISKFSLADAAAMERWDAWMGGLAAVLGPLLSEVPPRLGSHRPAELARQARLAWRLRSLDERRVADTTRLFTMSIADLLDDFFESPELQGVLSVSGVIGTWAGPRSPGTAYVMAHHHIGDVGDGKLGGWGFPKGGMGGVTQALAGAARSFGAEVRTSAPVGRITTRHGRVTGVVLEGGEELRSGLVVTTTHPKIAFLRHLDPRELPADFVADIERWKTRSGTVKVNLAVDRLPEFAAKPGFDPEVHGGTIVLAQSLDDVEGAFQDAVAGRPSAKPFADICIPSVFDTTLCPEGHHVVSMFTQWVPHEWAGKPMDSELEGHADRVVARVEELAPGFTSSILHRQVIGPYQMEHEYGLVGGNIFHGELSASQLFHTRPAAGYADFRTPVRGLYQASSATHGGGGVTGIPGRNAVAQIRGDLRRARLGHRKARLPLR